In one window of Ruminococcus hominis DNA:
- a CDS encoding YihY/virulence factor BrkB family protein — protein sequence MKEKFNRIKGYALRVMDVVSSHHTGAYAAQAAYFFVLSMIPIILLLLTMVQFTSLTKDYIMNAVLQAFPTTVEGLIESIVDQVYSQSGTIIPITVLVALWSAGRGVLSITNGLNCVYESRETRNYVYLRIRASLYTVIFLVAIILSLVLSVFGNRIAIMLNQHFPVLVRLIDMVIRSRTLITLGILTLFWDMVYKYLPNRKNIGKTTMKKQLPGAIFTACAWQVISFIFSIYLDIFTGFTTMYGSLTMIILIMLWLYMCMYVILLGGEVNALLQRAIKMFAHEKEEESSENQT from the coding sequence ATGAAAGAAAAATTTAATCGAATAAAAGGATATGCGCTTCGTGTTATGGATGTGGTGAGCTCACATCATACAGGAGCTTATGCTGCTCAGGCAGCTTATTTTTTCGTCTTATCCATGATTCCAATCATATTATTATTGTTAACGATGGTACAATTTACCTCATTAACAAAGGATTATATTATGAATGCTGTACTGCAGGCATTTCCAACGACAGTAGAAGGGTTGATTGAATCTATAGTGGATCAGGTGTACAGCCAGTCTGGCACAATCATTCCAATCACAGTTCTAGTGGCGTTATGGTCGGCAGGGAGAGGAGTACTGTCGATTACAAATGGACTGAATTGCGTATATGAAAGCAGAGAAACACGTAATTATGTATATTTGCGAATCAGAGCATCATTGTATACAGTGATATTTTTGGTGGCAATTATTTTGTCACTTGTTTTATCTGTATTTGGTAATCGGATTGCAATTATGTTAAATCAGCATTTTCCGGTGTTAGTCAGATTAATTGATATGGTTATTCGAAGCAGAACTCTGATTACATTAGGTATTCTTACATTATTCTGGGATATGGTATATAAATATTTGCCAAACAGAAAGAATATAGGGAAAACAACAATGAAGAAACAATTGCCAGGAGCAATATTTACAGCTTGTGCATGGCAAGTGATTTCGTTTATATTTTCTATTTATCTTGATATATTTACCGGATTTACAACAATGTATGGAAGCCTTACGATGATCATTTTAATTATGCTCTGGCTTTATATGTGTATGTATGTCATTTTGCTTGGAGGAGAAGTAAATGCCCTGTTACAAAGGGCAATCAAGATGTTTGCACATGAGAAAGAAGAGGAATCATCAGAAAATCAAACTTGA
- a CDS encoding 2-isopropylmalate synthase, producing the protein MMNHNKYKRQYYMPPTECLDWTRKEYVDKAPIWCSVDLRDGNQALVIPMSLEQKVEFFKLLVKIGFKEIEVGFPAASETEYEFCRTLIEHNLIPDDVTIQVLTQAREHIIKKTFEAIKGAKKAIVHVYNSTSYAQREQVFRKSKEEVKQIAIDGAALLKRLADEAGQDLYFEYSPESFTGTEMDYAVEVCNAVLDVWQPTPERKAIINIPVTVQLSLPHVYASQVEYMSKNLKYRENVILSQHAHNDRGCGVADTELGLLAGADRVEGTLFGNGERTGNVDIITVAMNMYAQGVDPELDFSDMPGIVEQYEEYTGMTVGERSPYSGALVFAAFSGSHQDAIAKGMKWIDEKDPNHWTVPYLPIDPTDVGRSYDADVIRINSQSGKGGVGYILETRFGLNLPPKMREAMSYATKSVSDHKHAELQPEEIFELFKEKFENITSPYSINEVHFQQKDGITTQVTSTYEGKTITTEATGNGRLDAVSNALKKAYNLDFSLVTYQEHALEQSSSSQAIAYVGIQTPSGKLAWGAGVDPDIIHASIDALITAINNR; encoded by the coding sequence ATGATGAATCACAATAAGTACAAAAGACAGTATTATATGCCGCCAACTGAATGTCTGGATTGGACGAGAAAAGAATATGTAGATAAAGCTCCAATCTGGTGTAGCGTGGATTTACGAGATGGCAATCAGGCATTGGTGATTCCAATGAGTCTTGAACAGAAAGTAGAATTCTTCAAATTACTCGTAAAGATTGGATTTAAAGAAATTGAAGTCGGATTTCCGGCAGCGTCTGAAACAGAATATGAATTCTGCCGTACTTTGATCGAGCATAATCTGATCCCGGATGATGTAACCATTCAGGTGTTGACACAGGCAAGAGAACATATTATCAAGAAAACATTTGAGGCAATCAAAGGTGCAAAAAAAGCAATTGTTCATGTATACAATTCAACATCTTATGCACAGAGAGAGCAGGTATTCCGCAAGTCAAAAGAAGAAGTAAAACAGATTGCAATCGATGGAGCAGCATTATTAAAAAGACTGGCAGATGAAGCAGGGCAGGATCTTTATTTTGAGTATAGTCCAGAGAGCTTTACAGGTACAGAGATGGATTATGCAGTAGAAGTATGTAATGCAGTGCTGGATGTATGGCAGCCGACACCGGAAAGAAAAGCAATCATCAATATTCCGGTAACAGTACAATTATCTTTGCCACATGTTTACGCAAGTCAGGTGGAATACATGTCAAAGAATTTGAAATACAGAGAGAATGTAATTCTTTCACAGCATGCACATAACGACAGAGGTTGCGGAGTTGCAGATACAGAGCTTGGACTTTTAGCAGGGGCAGACCGTGTGGAAGGTACATTGTTTGGAAATGGTGAGCGTACAGGCAATGTGGATATTATTACAGTTGCAATGAATATGTATGCACAGGGCGTTGATCCGGAACTTGACTTTTCTGATATGCCGGGAATCGTAGAACAGTACGAAGAATATACAGGTATGACAGTAGGGGAAAGAAGTCCTTATAGTGGAGCATTGGTGTTTGCCGCATTTTCTGGTTCACATCAAGATGCAATCGCAAAAGGAATGAAATGGATTGACGAAAAAGATCCAAATCATTGGACAGTTCCATATCTTCCAATTGATCCTACTGATGTCGGAAGGAGTTATGACGCGGATGTTATACGAATCAATAGTCAGTCTGGTAAAGGCGGTGTTGGCTATATTCTGGAAACTCGATTTGGCCTTAATCTTCCACCAAAGATGCGTGAGGCAATGAGTTATGCAACGAAGAGTGTTTCGGACCACAAGCATGCCGAACTGCAGCCGGAAGAAATCTTTGAATTATTTAAAGAAAAATTTGAAAATATTACATCACCATACAGCATCAATGAAGTACATTTCCAACAGAAAGATGGAATTACAACTCAGGTTACTTCTACATATGAAGGAAAAACAATTACAACAGAAGCAACAGGAAATGGTCGATTGGATGCAGTAAGTAATGCTTTAAAGAAAGCTTATAATTTAGATTTCTCATTGGTAACTTACCAAGAACATGCTTTGGAACAAAGCTCAAGTTCACAGGCAATTGCTTATGTAGGAATCCAGACTCCAAGTGGCAAACTTGCATGGGGAGCAGGAGTGGATCCAGATATTATCCATGCATCAATCGATGCATTGATTACGGCAATCAATAACCGATAA
- the thrC gene encoding threonine synthase yields MNLLYKSTRNADKTVTASQAILKGLAEDGGLFVPTELPKLDVTMNELKTMSYQETAYAVMKQFLTDFTEEELKHCINSAYDSKFDTEVIAPLVKVGDTYHLELFHGATIAFKDMALSILPHLLTTAAKKNNVTKDIVILTATSGDTGKAALAGFADVPGTKIIVFYPKNGVSKVQELQMVTQKGDNTSVVAIHGNFDNAQSGVKALFEDKELEKELSEAGYQFSSANSINIGRLVPQVVYYVYAYAKLLENEEIENGEEINVTVPTGNFGNILAAYYAKQMGVPIAKLICASNENKVLFDFFKTGKYDRNREFVLTSSPSMDILISSNLERLIYTIAGQDAKKNSELMEALKKDGVYEITPEMKEKLSDFEGGYSTEEETKETIGGTYKSTGYVMDTHTAVAAHVSRAYRDASKDQKKMLVASTASPYKFARSVMTAIDEKYDELEEFALIDELEKVSGVAIPNAIEEIRNAQIRHTKECDVDKMKETVKEILGVEE; encoded by the coding sequence ATGAACTTATTATATAAGAGTACACGAAACGCAGATAAGACAGTAACAGCTTCTCAGGCAATTTTAAAAGGTCTTGCAGAAGATGGCGGTTTATTTGTGCCAACAGAACTGCCAAAATTAGATGTGACAATGAATGAATTGAAAACGATGTCTTATCAGGAGACAGCGTATGCTGTTATGAAACAGTTCTTAACAGATTTTACAGAAGAAGAATTGAAACATTGTATTAATAGTGCATATGATTCCAAATTCGATACAGAAGTAATTGCTCCACTTGTAAAAGTAGGCGATACATATCACTTGGAATTGTTCCACGGAGCAACCATTGCATTTAAAGATATGGCATTATCTATCCTGCCACATTTGTTGACAACAGCTGCAAAGAAAAATAATGTCACAAAAGATATTGTGATTTTAACAGCTACTTCAGGTGATACTGGAAAAGCTGCTCTTGCCGGATTTGCAGATGTACCGGGAACAAAAATTATTGTTTTTTATCCAAAGAATGGTGTAAGTAAAGTACAGGAATTACAGATGGTGACACAGAAAGGGGATAATACTTCGGTTGTTGCAATTCATGGTAATTTTGACAATGCTCAGAGTGGCGTGAAAGCACTTTTTGAGGATAAAGAGTTAGAAAAAGAACTCTCAGAGGCAGGATATCAGTTTTCATCAGCAAATTCAATCAATATCGGACGTCTGGTTCCGCAGGTTGTTTATTATGTATATGCTTATGCAAAACTACTTGAAAATGAAGAAATTGAAAATGGTGAAGAAATTAATGTTACAGTTCCAACAGGAAACTTTGGAAATATTCTTGCTGCTTATTATGCAAAACAGATGGGAGTTCCGATTGCAAAATTAATCTGTGCTTCTAATGAAAATAAAGTTTTGTTTGATTTCTTTAAAACAGGAAAATATGACAGAAACAGAGAGTTTGTTTTGACTTCATCACCATCGATGGACATTCTGATTTCAAGCAATCTGGAAAGATTGATTTATACAATTGCAGGACAGGATGCTAAGAAAAATAGTGAGTTAATGGAAGCTTTGAAAAAAGATGGTGTATATGAAATTACTCCTGAGATGAAAGAAAAATTATCTGATTTCGAAGGTGGATATTCTACAGAAGAAGAAACAAAAGAGACAATTGGTGGAACTTATAAGTCTACAGGATATGTGATGGATACACATACTGCTGTCGCAGCGCATGTAAGCAGAGCATATCGTGATGCAAGCAAGGATCAGAAAAAGATGTTGGTTGCATCAACAGCAAGCCCTTATAAATTTGCAAGAAGTGTAATGACAGCAATTGATGAGAAATATGATGAATTAGAAGAATTTGCATTGATCGACGAACTTGAGAAGGTTTCAGGAGTAGCGATTCCGAATGCAATTGAAGAAATTCGCAACGCACAGATTCGACATACAAAAGAGTGCGATGTAGATAAAATGAAAGAGACCGTAAAAGAAATTCTCGGTGTAGAGGAGTAA
- a CDS encoding 3-isopropylmalate dehydratase small subunit translates to MKAKGHVFKYGDNVDTDVIIPARYLNSFDAQELASHAMVDIDPDFVKKVQPGDLIVANKNFGCGSSREHAPLCLKTAGVSCVIAETFARIFYRNAINIGLPIIECPEAARGIDAGDEVEVDFDSGKIYNRTKGTEFQGQAFPEFMQKLIAAGGLVNYTNSRK, encoded by the coding sequence ATGAAAGCAAAAGGACATGTATTTAAGTATGGGGATAACGTGGATACAGATGTTATTATTCCAGCAAGATATTTGAATTCATTTGACGCACAGGAACTGGCAAGCCATGCAATGGTAGATATCGATCCAGATTTTGTAAAAAAAGTACAGCCGGGAGATTTGATCGTAGCAAATAAAAACTTTGGCTGCGGATCATCCAGAGAGCATGCTCCACTTTGTTTAAAAACAGCAGGTGTAAGCTGTGTTATTGCAGAGACATTCGCAAGAATTTTCTATCGTAATGCAATTAACATTGGTCTTCCAATCATCGAATGTCCGGAAGCAGCAAGAGGAATCGATGCCGGAGATGAAGTAGAAGTAGATTTTGACAGTGGAAAAATTTATAACCGTACAAAAGGAACAGAATTTCAGGGACAGGCTTTCCCAGAGTTTATGCAGAAATTAATCGCAGCGGGCGGACTTGTAAACTATACAAATAGTAGAAAATAA